From Salvia splendens isolate huo1 chromosome 3, SspV2, whole genome shotgun sequence, a single genomic window includes:
- the LOC121795449 gene encoding receptor-like protein 49: MFEKLQALIDASQQPDHLYFSMETVHGVYYQDSVTVTMKNQIYELEKIQTIFTSIDFSDNNLQGAIPPTIGSLKSLYILNFSHNAFSGHIPPALANVAKLQSFDLSFNALVGEIPGQLADLNSLGVLNLSYNHLVGRIPQGSQFNTFTESSYVGNEGLCGFPLDRNCSDEGASQPGEVQGQEEDDVFDGGMYVSAALGFVVGVGIIVAPLFCARNGQTITTSI, translated from the coding sequence ATGTTCGAAAAGCTACAAGCATTGATTGATGCCTCACAACAGCCTGATCACTTATATTTCAGTATGGAGACGGTTCATGGCGTCTACTATCAAGACTCGGTGACGGTTACAATGAAGAATCAGATATATGAGCTGGAAAAGATTCAGACAATATTCACCTCAATTGATTTCTCAGACAACAATCTACAAGGAGCCATACCTCCAACAATTGGATCATTAAAGTCTCTGTACATTCTCAACTTCTCCCACAACGCCTTCTCCGGCCACATCCCTCCAGCACTAGCAAACGTGGCGAAGCTGCAGTCGTTCGACTTGTCATTCAACGCTCTCGTTGGGGAGATCCCAGGCCAGTTGGCTGATCTTAACTCCCTGGGTGTTCTCAACTTGTCTTACAATCATCTAGTTGGGAGGATTCCGCAGGGCAGCCAGTTTAACACGTTCACGGAGAGCTCGTACGTGGGGAACGAGGGGCTATGCGGCTTCCCTCTCGATAGAAATTGCAGCGACGAGGGAGCTTCGCAACCTGGAGAAGTGCAAGGACAGGAAGAGgatgatgtttttgatggaggGATGTATGTGAGTGCAGCATTGGGATTTGTTGTTGGAGTAGGGATCATTGTTGCACCACTTTTTTGTGCAAGAAATGGACAAACTATTACAACAAGCATCTAA